From the genome of Primulina eburnea isolate SZY01 chromosome 12, ASM2296580v1, whole genome shotgun sequence, one region includes:
- the LOC140807157 gene encoding pleckstrin homology domain-containing protein 1-like, giving the protein MASLWRAAMGYAQAEEDYGGVEYWSNPERAGWLTKQGEYIKTWRRRWFVLKQGKLFWFKESTVTRASRPRGVIPVAACLTVKGAEDVLNRQFAFELSTRSETMYFIADAEKEKEDWINSIGRSIVQHSRSVTDNEVLDYDSRK; this is encoded by the coding sequence ATGGCGAGCCTATGGCGAGCTGCGATGGGATACGCTCAGGCGGAGGAAGACTACGGCGGCGTAGAGTACTGGTCCAATCCCGAACGTGCAGGCTGGCTCACCAAGCAAGGTGAGTACATCAAGACGTGGCGCCGCCGCTGGTTCGTCTTGAAACAAGGAAAACTCTTCTGGTTCAAGGAATCTACCGTCACCCGCGCATCCAGGCCACGCGGCGTCATCCCGGTCGCCGCCTGCCTCACCGTCAAGGGCGCAGAGGATGTCCTCAATCGGCAGTTTGCGTTTGAGCTGTCGACGAGGAGCGAGACGATGTATTTCATCGCAGATGCGGAGAAGGAGAAGGAGGACTGGATCAATTCGATTGGTCGATCGATTGTTCAGCATTCGAGGTCTGTTACTGATAATGAAGTTCTTGATTATGATAGCCGGAAATAA